One Cryptosporidium parvum Iowa II chromosome 5, whole genome shotgun sequence DNA segment encodes these proteins:
- a CDS encoding 40S ribosomal protein S13 (transcripts identified by EST), whose product RGKMGRVYGRGKGISSSAKPYRRRPPTWIKLKPSEAEDLITKLARKGLTPSQIGVTLRDSHGIPMVQSLTGSKILRILKKNGLAPDIPEDLYFLIKRAVSIRKHLEKFRKDTAAKYRLILVESRIHRLARYFKRSKQLPANWKYQAATASTLVA is encoded by the coding sequence AGAGGAAAAATGGGAAGAGTTTACGGACGTGGAAAAGGTATTTCATCATCAGCTAAGCCATATAGAAGACGACCACCAACATGGATTAAGTTAAAGCCATCAGAGGCAGAAGATTTAATTACAAAGCTTGCCCGTAAAGGTTTGACCCCATCTCAAATTGGCGTTACTTTGAGAGATTCTCATGGTATTCCAATGGTCCAATCTTTAACAGGTAGTAAGATTTTAAgaattttgaagaagaatGGTTTAGCTCCAGATATTCCAGAAGATCTCTATTTCTTGATCAAGAGAGCTGTTTCTATCCGCAAGCACCTTGAGAAATTCAGAAAGGATACTGCTGCTAAATACAGATTGATTTTGGTTGAGTCTAGAATTCACCGTTTAGCTAGATATTTTAAGCGTTCAAAGCAGCTTCCAGCCAACTGGAAGTATCAAGCTGCTACTGCCTCTACTTTGGTTGCATAA
- a CDS encoding small nuclear ribonucleoprotein D1. SM domain containing protein: protein IWLIHNTSRRKMKLIRFLMKLVNNSVVIELKNGTIIQGTIVTVDMSMNTYLKNVKMSVKHRNPVSLSQITVRGNTIRYFILPDSLPLDALLIDDTPKQNPPRVNPISGPKFGNKSTTNLSGGGNFDNKSRGSFGNRR from the coding sequence ATTTGGTTAATTCACAATACCAGTAGAAGAAAAATGAAACTAATTAGATTCCTTATGAAATTAGTCAATAATTCAGTagtaattgaattaaagaatGGAACAATTATTCAAGGAACAATAGTAACTGTGGATATGTCTATGAATacttatttaaagaatgtAAAAATGAGTGTAAAACACAGAAATCCTGTTAGTCTTTCTCAAATTACTGTAAGAGGAAATACTATCAGATACTTTATATTACCAGACTCTTTACCACTAGATGCCTTATTAATAGATGATACTCCTAAACAAAATCCACCAAGAGTGAATCCAATTTCTGGTCctaaatttggaaataaatCTACAACAAATTTATCAGGTGGAGgcaattttgataataaatctcGTGGTTCTTTTGGTAATAGAAGATAG
- a CDS encoding DPAGT1 like N-acetylglucosamine-1-phosphate transferase, translating to MVNNNKFQRSGEFVIITILIILLVITNISLFKTSYFLHTLICSISSLLTYLVCSKLIPTFGEKLLENGLFGIDINKRSDSISNINSKTNLLEENECKNNELVILDKKDIVEKKIPESLGIVPASMFMMTAICSQILFSNDPVKLLEYNSGLFSICMMTFLGFVDDVLNLKWRYKMVLPVFAALPTLVSYNGGTQIVLPLFQTGGDYSARILIDLGYFYYLYMLCLTVFCTNSINIYAGVNGLEVGQSIIISASIIVYNIIEMLTILPNWQFSFKSNHHFFSILLLLPFTASSLSLFHFNRYPSLVFVGDTYTYFAGACFAIVSILGHFSKTLLLFFLPQILNFIISIPQLFGIVHCPRHRVPKLNKKTGKLESSKNLTLLNLVLEVTGPLTERQLVYYLLVIQIISSIFGFFVRYSPFFRIFFE from the coding sequence ATggtaaataataataaatttcaaagaagTGGAGAATTTGttataataacaatattaattatattattggtgattacaaatatttctcTATTCAAAACAAGTTATTTTCTACATACACTAATATGttcaatatcttctttGCTAACTTATTTGGTTTGTAGCAAATTGATTCCAACATTCGGAGAGAAACTTCTTGAGAATGGTCTTTTTGGAATAGACATTAACAAAAGAAGTGACAGTATTAGTAACATTAATTCAAAGACGAATTTAttggaagaaaatgaatgTAAAAACAATGAACTTGTAATATTAgataaaaaagatataGTAGAGAAGAAGATACCAGAATCATTAGGTATAGTACCGGCAAGTATGTTTATGATGACAGCAATTTGCAGCCAAATTCTATTTAGTAATGATCCagtaaaattattagagtATAATTCAGGATTGTTTTCAATTTGTATGATGACATTTCTTGGATTTGTGGATGatgtattaaatttgaaatggAGATATAAGATGGTATTACCAGTATTTGCAGCTTTACCAACTTTGGTTTCTTATAATGGAGGTACTCAAATAGTTTTGCCTTTATTTCAGACAGGTGGAGACTATTCAGCAAGGATTTTGATAGATTTGGGGTATTTTTATTACCTTTATATGTTATGCCTGACAGTATTTTGTACAAATTccataaatatatatgcAGGAGTGAATGGTCTAGAAGTTGGACAATCGATAATAATCTCAGCTTCAATAATTGTTTATAACATAATTGAGATGCTTACAATACTACCAAATTGGCAATTCAGCTTTAAATCAAACcaccattttttttcaattttactCTTACTTCCCTTTACAGCTTCAAGTCTGTCGCTATTCCATTTTAACAGGTATCCTTCTTTGGTATTTGTTGGCGATACTTATACTTACTTTGCAGGAGCTTGTTTTGCTATTGTAAGTATTTTGGGGCATTTTTCAAAgactcttcttcttttctttctcccacaaattttgaactttattatttcaattccACAACTCTTTGGAATTGTTCATTGCCCAAGACATAGAGTTCCTAAACTAAATAAAAAGACAGGAAAGCTAGAATCTTCTAAGAATCTTACTCTTCTTAATCTGGTTTTGGAGGTCACGGGCCCTTTAACAGAAAGGCAGTTAGTTTATTACCTATTGGTTATCCAGATCATTTCAAGTATTTTTGGGTTCTTCGTAAGGTACTCTCCTTTCTTCAGGATTTTCTTCGAATAG
- a CDS encoding membrane associated thioredoxin produces MKLKLAVLNLILLLVIGIRGDEINASINGHNRAQRHAKPTASASSYTPQKHHPTVSVNSEKKIQSFVKELNDNNFEHLTQSATGSTTGDWFVLFYLPNCQQSQMSLVELDKLSVIARESLNVAKIDVSKNQQLINRFGIVAVPSFRFFRNGKMYTYTGMRNAEVIKAFIWNKDYKKLTPQPVPDPLSTLDIIISEIKHTINDINKLIKLAPLVTIIILLIGFFTGIGVTNIFSRNSNRSKTTTSNNRVKRDKYSDDECEDHEEEEEEEEEEEEEEEEEEEEEEEEEEEEEEEEEEEEEEEEEEEEEEEEEEEEEEEEEEEEAPKQLKTPQRGRRAAENIAKEDDRLNNTYNTSVRRSNRLKKL; encoded by the coding sequence atgaagTTAAAATTGGCtgtattgaatttaatattattattagtaattGGAATTAGAGgagatgaaattaatgcTTCTATTAATGGACATAATAGAGCTCAAAGGCATGCAAAACCTACAGCTTCAGCATCTTCATATACACCCCAAAAGCATCATCCCACAGTTTCTGTGAATTctgagaaaaaaattcaatctTTTGTTAAAGAGCTTAATGATAACAATTTTGAACATCTTACACAATCTGCAACTGGATCAACAACTGGTGACTGGTTTGTGTTATTTTATCTTCCAAATTGCCAACAAAGCCAAATGTCTTTAGTAGAGTTGGATAAACTTTCTGTAATTGCTAGAGAAAGTTTAAATGTTGCAAAGATTGATGTTTCTAAAAATCAACAATTAATTAACCGCTTTGGAATTGTTGCTGTTCCTTCTTTTAGATTCTTTAGGAATGGAAAGATGTACACTTATACTGGTATGAGAAATGCTGAAGTAATTAAGGCTTTTATTTGGAACAAAGACTATAAGAAACTAACTCCTCAACCAGTTCCTGACCCTCTTAGTACCcttgatattattatttctgaaATCAAACACACAATTAACGATATCaataaattaatcaaattagCTCCTTTAGTTACTATCATTATCTTACTTATTGGTTTCTTTACTGGAATTGGCGTGACCAATATTTTCTCAAGAAACTCCAATAGATCCAAGACTACTACTAGCAATAATAGAGTAAAGCGTGATAAGTACTCTGATGATGAATGTGAGGATCAcgaagaagaagaagaagaagaagaggaagaagaagaagaggaagaagaggaagaagaggaagaagaggaagaagaggaagaagaagaggaagaagaggaagaagaagaggaagaagaagaggaggaagaagaggaagaagaagaggaggaagaagaggaagaagaagaggaggaagaagaggCACCAAAACAACTCAAGACTCCACAAAGAGGCAGAAGAGCTGCAGAAAACATTGCGAAGGAGGATGATAgattaaataatacttaTAATACAAGTGTAAGGAGATCAAATCGTCTAAAAAAGCTATAG
- a CDS encoding Nuc1p like endonuclease G, which yields MTMKSTVNLMLGVAIGTAIGYKLYPNIEGNNLKHNLLKNMDIQHVNIGQKYFSKKFNKYSDKIVKSVTGGFYPSVKLPSTENLILRESYLSSVSFRDKIPNWVAEKISNETCSGKANRADCVFQVDPDVPLIWSAENKDYFASGYSRGHMAAAGQHKNTETAQSDTFYLSGNILPQDLSNNGADWYRLELISRELTNYYQDVYVVSGPLFAPNYMRSKDFKKLAQNLESIKKEDPPKDALGQICVIHKKDVLDKARELGDEKKMDPNLIVKSDLKDTPVNTVTYEVIGDKLVSAPPHLFKVILAVNPKKEKDIDVPPVAFGSFIMKNEPESKRHLITEYMVPLKSIEISTGLDFSGLKEFTINYLKANISRKDFKKLLNYEDLDEFENMYSICNVKDTLRHGKSAQSICNDEDSERVKSWRYLGYIKLSKTKKELEDIWNTIKSNGYDKENFFLRKEYVNKCKSLGIEPEKF from the coding sequence TCAATCTAATGCTCGGGGTAGCAATCGGAACAGCAATTGGCTATAAGCTGTATCCCAATATTGAAGGAAATAATCTGAAGCATAAcctattaaagaatatggATATTCAGCATGTTAATATTGGacagaaatatttttcaaagaaGTTTAATAAGTATTCGGATAAAATTGTAAAATCTGTGACAGGCGGATTCTATCCATCAGTTAAACTTCCTAGTACTGAAAATCTAATTCTTAGAGAGTCTTATTTATCATCTGTTTCCTTTAGAGACAAAATACCCAATTGGGTAGCTGAGAAGATATCTAATGAAACTTGTTCAGGAAAAGCAAATAGGGCAGACTGTGTTTTCCAAGTAGACCCAGATGTTCCGTTGATTTGGAGTGCTGAAAACAAGGATTACTTTGCAAGTGGATATAGCAGAGGACATATGGCAGCAGCCGGCCAGCATAAAAATACAGAAACGGCCCAATCTGATACATTTTATTTATCTGGAAATATACTCCCACAAGATTTATCCAATAATGGAGCAGATTGGTACAGATTGGAGCTCATTTCAAGAGAACttacaaattattatcaagaTGTTTATGTAGTTTCAGGCCCACTATTTGCTCCGAATTATATGCGTTCTAAGGactttaaaaaattggcacaaaatttagaaagtattaaaaaGGAAGATCCTCCAAAGGATGCGCTTGGCCAGATATGTGTTATACACAAGAAAGACGTTCTCGACAAGGCTAGAGAATTAGGAgatgagaaaaaaatggaTCCAAACCTCATTGTTAAATCTGATTTGAAAGATACCCCAGTTAATACTGTTACTTATGAAGTAATAGGTGACAAGCTCGTCTCCGCTCCACCACATTTattcaaagttattttaGCAGTCAATccaaagaaagaaaaggatATTGATGTTCCTCCTGTTGCGTTTGGAAGCTTCATTATGAAGAATGAACCTGAAAGCAAGAGACATCTAATTACTGAATACATGGTGCCTTTAAAAAGTATTGAAATTTCTACAGGCTTAGACTTCTCAGGTCTCAAAGAATTTACAATCAATTATCTAAAAGCTAATATATCAAGGAAAGATTTTAAAAAGCTTTTAAACTATGAAGATTTGGATGAATTTGAGAATATGTACAGCATTTGTAATGTTAAAGACACTCTAAGACATGGTAAAAGTGCTCAATCTATATGTAATGATGAGGACTCAGAAAGAGTAAAGTCTTGGAGGTATCTTGggtatattaaattatctaAAACTAAAAAAGAACTCGAAGACATATGGAATACCATCAAAAGCAACGGAtatgataaagaaaatttcttccttagaaaagaatatgTAAATAAATGCAAATCTCTTGGAATTGAACCAGAGAAATTCTAA
- a CDS encoding T8M16_190-plant like protein with RRM domain → MNSEQLIESETSDENYTSSTDEFERINTNNEDLNTSVDTFPLGIGGLEVPHEKEDFRRVLTPLSKDQLVELLAGACIEDQKILQRVFAVICESRSHRRLYIKNLPFSANTESVIEVFSQFGDVEEGIVLKKDGKSRGYAFVTFKTIESALLACKNPVSMSGRFLMVKLAADPFPFETKRSDAIRRKLFVRNLGFETNEDSLSEVMGQYGELEESVILRTKSGESKGYGFVTFASSEATIKALQQPHHLIDGRLVFVHQAIEGKTRVTKNKEVYLQNNSKQTYENKVMESKDQLPMPCNFDQVVPPSSSPTISDLQYANSKLSRDSLFLHFMEKPNLSSNFGTKYSGVDRVLFDNEYPNPVNGIDSNLSNFPNLTDDFNLIKSVSLNQGTSNNNNNNNINNIRFNKAKDHPNLKLDHSCDFNIPSRANIDMRSTNAVHLPNNDDHSERNYNIFVDENIFSNDHMNKNFGRWYLSNNTKARSFPNMHFKAPNQSNLSGNLPSSINWAISNNFREKMKSRMEDMNVLDAEYNEFEDFMFNSHYKESRQCPINKSPSWNSFADRFGHDFISNNLLLKDKHINRKCDFNRIAYSPLILDKKFTAF, encoded by the coding sequence atgaattcagaacaattaattgaatCAGAAACTTCTGATGAAAATTATACTTCTTCAACAGACGAATTTGAAAGGATTAATACTAACAATGAAGATTTAAACACTAGTGTTGATACATTTCCATTAGGGATAGGTGGTTTGGAAGTCCCAcatgaaaaagaagattttCGTAGAGTACTTACTCCTTTAAGTAAAGATCAGCTTGTAGAGTTATTAGCTGGTGCATGTATTGAGgatcaaaaaattttacAGAGAGTCTTTGCCGTAATTTGTGAAAGCAGATCCCATAGGCGTCTatatataaagaatttgCCATTTTCTGCTAATACCGAGTCCGTAATAGAAGTTTTTTCTCAATTTGGAGATGTGGAAGAAGGGATTGTTCTCAAAAAGGATGGGAAATCTAGAGGTTATGCATTTGTAACTTTTAAAACAATAGAGTCAGCACTATTAGCTTGTAAAAACCCTGTGAGTATGAGTGGCAGGTTTTTGATGGTAAAGCTTGCAGCTGATCCTTTTCCATTTGAAACAAAAAGGTCAGATGCAATACGTAGAAAGCTTTTTGTTAGAAATTTGGGTTTTGAAACCAATGAAGATTCCTTATCGGAAGTTATGGGGCAATATGGAGAGCTTGAGGAGTCAGTTATTTTGAGGACAAAATCTGGGGAATCCAAAGGCTATGGGTTTGTGACGTTTGCTAGCTCTGAAGCTACAATTAAAGCACTTCAACAACCACACCACCTTATTGACGGAAGATTAGTTTTTGTACATCAAGCAATAGAGGGCAAAACACGTGTGaccaaaaataaagaagttTATTTGCAAAATAACTCAAAACAAACTTACGAGAATAAAGTTATGGAGAGTAAGGATCAGTTGCCAATGCCTTGCAATTTCGATCAAGTGGTACCACCCTCATCTTCACCGACTATTTCTGATTTACAATACGCCAACTCTAAACTTTCAAGagattcattatttttacaTTTTATGGAGAAGCCCAATTTAAGTAGTAATTTTGGCACGAAGTATTCTGGAGTTGACAGGGTCttatttgataatgaaTATCCTAACCCTGTTAATGgtattgattcaaatttaagtAATTTCCCTAATTTAACAGATGATTTTAACTTAATCAAAAGCGTTTCTTTAAATCAAGGTActagtaataataacaataataataatattaataatatacgTTTCAATAAAGCTAAAGATCATCCAAATCTAAAGTTAGATCACTCTTGtgattttaatattccaaGTAGAGCCAACATTGATATGAGATCAACGAATGCCGTCCATCTTCCTAATAATGACGACCATTCTGAgagaaattataatatttttgttgatgagaatattttttccaaCGATCATATGAATAAGAATTTTGGAAGATGgtatttatcaaataacACAAAGGCCCGCTCGTTCCCGAATATGCATTTCAAGGCGCCAAATCAATCAAACTTGTCAGGAAATTTACcttcttctattaattGGGCgatttctaataattttagaGAGAAAATGAAATCAAGAATGGAGGATATGAACGTATTAGATGCTGAATATAACGAGTTTGAGGACTTTATGTTTAACTCCCATTACAAAGAGTCACGCCAATGTCCGATTAATAAGTCACCTTCTTGGAATAGCTTTGCAGATAGATTTGGCCatgattttatttctaaCAATCTGCTTCTAAAGGATAAacatattaatagaaagtGCGACTTTAATCGGATCGCATATTCACCTTTGATTCTGgataaaaaatttacaGCCTTTTGA